The genomic DNA ACGCCCGGCGGGAAGCGGTTTTAAAGTCCCTGGAACAGCACGGCCACCTGACCGATGAGTTGAAGGCGGCAATCGACGCCGCCGCGAGCCTCTCCCAGCTGGAGGACCTCTACCTGCCCTACCGCCCCAAGCGTCGCACCCGGGCGACGGCGGCGCGCGAAAAGGGCCTGGCGCCGCTGGCCGAGGTCCTCTTGGCGCAAACGGGGTGCGCACCCGCCGGGGAAGCGGCCGCTTTCGTGGATCCCGAAAAAGGGGCGGCCGACGTCCAGGAGGCCCTATCCGGGGCCCGCGACATCATCGCCGAAATGATCACCGAAAACCCCGCCGCGCGCGCCGACATGCGCCAACTCTTCGCCGCCCAGGCCGTGATCCGCAGCACCGTGGCCGGCGGTCAGGAGACGGCCGGTGCCAAGTTCCGTGATTACTTCGACTGGACCGAACCGGCCGCCAAAGCCCCCTCCCACCGCATTTTGGCCATACGCCGCGGGGAGCGCGAAGACATCCTGAACGTAAGCATCGCGCCGCCCGAGGAGGCGGCCCTGGCGCTGCT from Desulfobacteraceae bacterium includes the following:
- a CDS encoding RNA-binding transcriptional accessory protein, yielding MNDAHIAAIAAESELRPAQVAATAALLAEGATVPFIARYRKEATGSLDEIQIALVRGRLAALAAQDARREAVLKSLEQHGHLTDELKAAIDAAASLSQLEDLYLPYRPKRRTRATAAREKGLAPLAEVLLAQTGCAPAGEAAAFVDPEKGAADVQEALSGARDIIAEMITENPAARADMRQLFAAQAVIRSTVAGGQETAGAKFRDYFDWTEPAAKAPSHRILAIRRGEREDILNVSIAPPEEAALALLESRFIHGSGEDAEQVRLALRDGYRRLLSRAMETEA